Proteins from a single region of Ziziphus jujuba cultivar Dongzao chromosome 1, ASM3175591v1:
- the LOC107406486 gene encoding small ribosomal subunit protein uS11y isoform X1 encodes MQSKKKTREPKEENITLGPAVKDGEHVFGVAHIFASFNDTFIHVTDLSGRETIVRITGGMKVKADRDESSPYAAMLAAQDVAQRCKELGITALHIKLRATGGNKTKTPGPGAQSALRALARSGMRIGRIEDVTPIPTDSTRRKGGRRGRRL; translated from the exons ATGCAGTCGAAGAAGAAGACCAGAGaaccaaaagaagaaaatattaccCTTGGACCTGCTGTCAAAGATGGAGAACATGTTTTTGGGGTGGCTCACATTTTTGCGTCATTCAATGACACATTTATT CATGTGACTGATCTCTCAGGAAGAGAAACCATTGTCCGCATCACTG GTGGTATGAAGGTGAAAGCTGATAGAGATGAATCTTCCCCATATGCTGCCATGCTTGCAGCACAGGATGTTGCCCAGAGATGCAAG GAATTAGGTATAACTGCTCTTCATATTAAGCTCCGAGCTACTGGAGGAAACAAAACAAAGACTCCTGGTCCTGGTGCCCAGTCTGCATTGCGTGCTCTTGCTCGTTCTGGGATGAGAATTGGCCGTATTG AGGATGTTACTCCAATTCCGACAGACAGCACCCGTAGAAAGGGTGGTAGAAGAGGGAGAAGGCTGTGA
- the LOC107406486 gene encoding small ribosomal subunit protein uS11x isoform X2: MSKKKTREPKEENITLGPAVKDGEHVFGVAHIFASFNDTFIHVTDLSGRETIVRITGGMKVKADRDESSPYAAMLAAQDVAQRCKELGITALHIKLRATGGNKTKTPGPGAQSALRALARSGMRIGRIEDVTPIPTDSTRRKGGRRGRRL, translated from the exons TCGAAGAAGAAGACCAGAGaaccaaaagaagaaaatattaccCTTGGACCTGCTGTCAAAGATGGAGAACATGTTTTTGGGGTGGCTCACATTTTTGCGTCATTCAATGACACATTTATT CATGTGACTGATCTCTCAGGAAGAGAAACCATTGTCCGCATCACTG GTGGTATGAAGGTGAAAGCTGATAGAGATGAATCTTCCCCATATGCTGCCATGCTTGCAGCACAGGATGTTGCCCAGAGATGCAAG GAATTAGGTATAACTGCTCTTCATATTAAGCTCCGAGCTACTGGAGGAAACAAAACAAAGACTCCTGGTCCTGGTGCCCAGTCTGCATTGCGTGCTCTTGCTCGTTCTGGGATGAGAATTGGCCGTATTG AGGATGTTACTCCAATTCCGACAGACAGCACCCGTAGAAAGGGTGGTAGAAGAGGGAGAAGGCTGTGA